In Phlebotomus papatasi isolate M1 chromosome 1, Ppap_2.1, whole genome shotgun sequence, the following proteins share a genomic window:
- the LOC129799601 gene encoding prion-like-(Q/N-rich) domain-bearing protein 25 has product MEVKIARAVTIFVLLVHLQVISGVYWPCEDNSDCTSQVNETYCSSYGNCECEAGYIFNEAVTRCLKESLYGEPCEEGAQCSHMLTGASCKNGVCTCEGDELEMRTYTNGRCRKLLPLHSECQEDLDCDFGFDREAVACKAGTCQCADGFYHRGENICRRISMNVGDDCIVNDDCQGGNHECVGRTCEEKGEMREAGVQTDLIDSPLSPTESKSIETDTTSNSDRKLRDDTKDEGVQFGDPCVNNGEPCQGLSYSLCIKDRCHCKLGYYPLNGICMAELGEEASSAEHCSTVLRNNKCVCNYDSFYNPNMRACVRNVLAINSSCAQQSQCSPYLSTCEPVGLVPRCICHPYKLYDESRQICVHKKGMGEYCEKKEDCSLSNSACQPDNTCACDDSYLEVDEQCKPAIGGSCDTTEDCAVDNTECVTDSGDKEDETAPVEQKKCRCKVGFSHHTKSECLPNANKYGDECEESEQCQPLLGPLGKCIDEECVCDEEHHHYKDGKCNEKKVLGEQCTKPSECFVTDNSTQVECRNDICQCEYGYYSDSTRIKCVKSSNKNSSGRPSPLKVITILLITAAILVTSAAIKEAYY; this is encoded by the exons ATGGAAGTTAAAATTGCGCGTGCAGTTACGATATTTGTATTATTAGTGCACTTACAAG tGATAAGTGGAGTTTATTGGCCTTGTGAGGATAATTCTGATTGTACTAGTCAAGTTAACGAAACTTATTGTTCATCTTATGGGAATTGCGAATGTGAAGCTGGATATATATTTAATGAGGCGGTTACCAGATGTTTGAAAG AATCTTTATACGGAGAACCTTGTGAAGAAGGTGCGCAGTGTTCGCATATGCTAACGGGAGCCTCTTGCAAGAATGGTGTTTGTACCTGCGAAGGTGATGAGCTTGAGATGCGAACTTACACAAATGGTCGTTGCAGAAAATTGCTTCCATTGCACAGTGAATGTCAAGAg GACTTGGACTGCGATTTTGGTTTTGATCGAGAAGCAGTGGCTTGCAAGGCTGGAACATGCCAGTGTGCCGATGGATTCTATCATCGTGGGGAAAATATTTGCCGAAGGATATCAATGA ATGTTGGTGATGATTGTATCGTCAATGACGATTGCCAAGGTGGTAATCATGAATGTGTGGGGCGAACGTGTGAGGAAAAAGGTGAAATGCGAGAGGCCGGGGTGCAAACAGACTTAATTGATTCTCCTTTATCACCTACTGAATCCAAGAGCATAGAAACTGATACAACTTCCAATTCTGATAGAAAATTACGTGATGATACGAAGGATGAGGGAGTGCAGT ttGGTGATCCCTGCGTCAACAACGGAGAACCATGTCAAGGACTCTCTTACTCGCTGTGCATCAAAGATCGTTGTCATTGTAAACTTGGTTACTATCCCTTAAATGGCATTTGCATGGCTG AACTGGGAGAAGAAGCATCTAGTGCTGAGCATTGCAGTACAGTGCTCAGGAACAACAAATGCGTTTGCAATTATGATTCATTCTACAACCCGAACATGAGAGCTTGTGTCAGaa ATGTTCTTGCAATAAATTCCTCATGTGCTCAACAGAGTCAGTGCTCTCCGTATCTTTCGACGTGTGAACCTGTCGGTCTGGTTCCTCGTTGCATATGTCATCCATACAAACTTTATGATGAATCCCGACAGATTTGTGTTCACAAGAAGGGTATGGGTGAGTACTGTGAGAAGAAGGAAGACTGCTCCTTGAGTAATTCTGCATGCCAGCCCGACAACACCTGTGCCTGCGACGATAGTTACCTGGAAGTGGATGAGCAGTGCAAGCCGGCCATTGGAGGATCATGTGATACGACTGAAGATTGTGCCGTGGACAATACGGAATGTGTGACTGATAGTGGTGATAAGGAGGATGAGACGGCTCCAGTTGAGCAGAAGAAGTGTCGCTGTAAGGTGGGTTTCTCGCACCATACAAAGTCAGAGTGCCTTCCCAATGCAAATAAGTACGGAGATGAATGTGAGGAGTCTGAGCAGTGTCAGCCACTTCTGGGACCTCTGGGCAAGTGTATAGATGAGGAGTGTGTATGTGACGAAGAACATCATCACTACAAGGATGGAAAATGCAATGAGAAGAAAG TTCTTGGCGAACAATGCACAAAACCTAGCGAATGTTTCGTAACGGACAATTCAACTCAAGTGGAGTGTAGAAACGACATATGCCAATGTGAATATGGATATTATTCAGACTCAACTAGAATCAAATGTGTAAAATCGTCGAACAAAA